CCCGGACTTCGCGCTGGCGTACACGGCTCTTGTGCCTGCAAACCTCGTCAAGCCCGGCATGGCGCTGTCGGTGGCGATTTCTGGTGGCGCGGCGGCCACGGTGGTCAAACCGGTGGTTCAGCTGGCACCCGCCATCAAGATCGTGGGCGTACCGGTTCGGCACAGCGATGGCGGCGACGCGACGCCATTGCCCGTGAGTGCGGCCTCGCAACTGCTCGATCGCTACCCCGTCAGTGGCGTGACGTACACCGTGCGTTCGACACCCATCAACTTGGGCAAACCCAACGCGGAAGTCAACAACCCGGACAACCGGGACGTGTTCAAAGAAGCGATGAATGCAGTGGGCGAAGCCCGCAATACAGACCTCAAGGATCAACCCGATACCTTCTACTACGGCTTCGTCTACTGGGCGGCGTACGGTGGCGTGGGCGTGGGTACCCTTGGCGGTCGCATGGCTGCTGGGTGGGACCGCCATGGCGACCCCGCTCTGGCCGAAGGTGTGCGCGACACCTGGATTCATGAAACGGGGCACAACTTCGGCCTGGGCCATGCGCCCACGGAGTCTGAGCCTGCCTCCGCAGAGTACCCGTACGCCGGGGGCTTGATGGGCAATTCGTCGCGCGCCATCTGGACGTACCTCATGTCCGAAGGCACTGCGCAGACCTTGCGTGATCCGCTGCAAACGCGCGACGTGATGAGTTACAGCGGCCCAAGCTATGGGCGGTTCTCTGACCACAATTACATGCTCGCGTTCGAGGCGCTGCGCGCCAGCATCCTCAAATCGGCGCCGGCCAGCAAGACCAGTGCAGCGCCGTCCGAGATGCTGCTGTTGTCTGGCGAGCTGGCGGCCAATGGCACCGTGCGTTGGCGTCCTGCACGGCAATACCTCGGCACGTACAACGCCCCCAGCACTGCCAGCCACAGCCTGCGTGTCACCTACGCGAACGGCAGCGTGCGCAGCTACCCGGTGGCGCTGGAGCGTTACAGCGATGGCTCGGGCGGCCAAGTCTTCATGCAAGGGGTGCCCTACAGCGCGGGGGCAGCGCAAATTGAGCTCCTCTCAGCCAATGGCCGCCAGATCGCCACGCTGGGTGACGCCAGCGGCACGCGCAGTGCGCAGGCCAAAGATGCGCCGCCACAGCTGCAAGAGCGCGAAAGCGGGGGCAGACTGGCCGTCACGTGGAACGCCGCGCGTTACCGGTACCTCACCATCTCGCACGTGTCGGGCACCGAACGCACCACCCTTGCTGTCAACCACGAAGGCGGCGGTACCGAGATGGACGTGCGAACGCTGCCCGCAGGCGGCGCTTACGAGTTCGCACTTTCGGATGGCCTCAACAGCTTGCGCCTGACGCGCCCACGTTGAGCGTGTGTCGCTGCCTCGCCCGCCGCGTGGCGCCGGGCGAGGGCGACTCGCCCGCCGCGTCCATCATGGCGTCTGCGGGGGCGCTGGCTGGGACAGTGAACGGGGGTCCGCAAGTCCGACGCATCAAGCTCGTGACAGGGGCCTAAAGCACGGGCCGCTCGGGACTGAAGTTCTTGCTGGGCCGGTTCGCGATTTCCTGGCGGCACAGGCCAAATGGCGAGATCGGCCGCAGGTGCCGTTGTGACCGTTTGCGCTTCAACCCATCGCCAGTCCGTCACCGGCTTCCTGACTCGTGAGCGGGCTTGCCTGGGCATGACGCCCCGACGACGCGAACCGCTCAGTGGCGCTCAGGCGCCCGCCCGCTGCGCCAGTAACGCTCGCGCCATCTCGGCAAAACCCGCGCCCCGCTCACTGGGCGTGACGTAGTGCGGCAGGTGGCGCAGGCGGTCGGCGAAGCGCGCGATATTGGCCACGCCCACGCTGTTCGTGAAATGCTCGAACATGGTCTGGTCGTTGGTCGAGTCGCCAATGAACACCCAGCGCTGTTGCTGCGCATGCAGGTCGTTCACGCCCAACAAGGTGCGCGCGATCCAGCACGCGCCTTGCCACTTGTTGTGGTCGCCCAGCCAGCCGTTGATGTGGATGCTGCTCACGGTGGCGTGCAGGCCTTCGGCACGCATCAGGGCCACCACTTGCGCGATTTGCGCCTCGCTCAGGTGGGTGAATTCGCTGTGGTCGATGGCGATGTCGGTCTCGCGCCCCGGCGAATCCTGCGCCAGTTGCGCGCCCGGCACTTCGCGCAGGATGCGGGCGGCCACGTGCTTTAGGTGCGCGAAGTGGCGCTGCCGGGTCTCAGCGTCGTATTGATACAGTTTTGATAGCTGCTCGCGCTGGTGGGGCGGGCGCTGGAGGCTGTTTTGACTATTGATTGCGTCCGCTGCACCGGTCGGACCGTGCGGGCCGATGAGCGCCACCGCGCCGTTCTCTGCCACGATGGCGTCCATCGGCCAGCTGAGCGCGAAGGGCTCGCTCCAGCCCACCGGGCGGCCGGTGACGGCGATCACGCGCACGCCGCCATCGCGCAGGGCCTGCAGGGCGGCCAGCGCGTCGGGCGTGATGGCGCCCTCGGTGGTCAGCGTGTCGTCGATGTCGGTGAACACGCCGCCCACATCGCGCCACGCGCCGGGCGCCAGCGCGGCCAGCGGCTGCATGAACGGGCCTGCCACCGGTCAGATCTGCGTGTTGGGAACAGGGCGCGGGCGGCCGTGGTCGTCGATGGCCACGTAGGTCATGCGCGCCTCGGTCACTTTGATGTAGGTGCCCTGGTTGGCAAAGCGCTCGGCGTAGACACCCACGTTCACCGTCATCGACGTGCGGCCAATGCGTTCCATCTTGGCGAAGAACGAGAGGATGTCGCCCACGCGCACTGGCTGCTTGAAGATGAATTCGTTCACCGCCACGGTGGCCATGCGGCCTTGCGCGTAGCGCGCGGGCAGCACCGAGCCGGCCAGATCCATCTGCGCCATCACCCAGCCGCCGAAGATGTCGCCATTGGCGTTGGCATCGCCTGGCAGCGGGATGACTTTGAGCACCAGGACGTGGTCAACCGGCAACTCTTCGGGCGGGGCGATCACGGGCGCGGTGTTGGGCGGCCTGAGCAGGGTGGATGCGTCACGGGACAGATGGGACATGGGCACAATCGACAGCTTCTGTGATCGGAATTGTCCCTCATGCGCGGCGCAGGCGAACGTTCGTACTCTCCTTCTTCTGCGGCTGACGGCAGCCGCTCCACCGACTGGCGCACGCTGGCGCGACTGCTGCCCTATCTGTGGCAGTACCGCTGGCGCGTGGGCGCAGCGCTGCTGTTCGTCATCGGCGCCAAGATGGCCAACGTGGCGGTGCCGGTGCTGCTCAAGCATCTGGTCGACGCCATGACGGTCAAGCCCGGCGACCCCGCCGCGCTGCTGGTGGTGCCCGTGGGCCTGCTGGTGGCGTACGGCGCCTTGCGGGTGATGACGACGGTGTTCACCGAGCTGCGCGAACTGGTGTTTTCCAAGGCCACGCAGGGTGCGTCGCGGCAGATCGCGCTGCAGACTTTCGAGCACCTGCACGCGCTCAGCTTGCGCTTTCATCTGGAGCGCCAGACCGGTGGCATGACGCGCGACATTGAGCGGGGTGTGCGCGGCATCGAATCGCTGGTGACGTTCTCGCTGTATTCGATCGTGCCCACGCTGATCGAGGTGGCGATGGTGCTGGGCATTTTGGCGGTGAAGTTCGATGCCAGCTTTGCCTGGATCGCCGGCAGCGCGCTGGTGGCGTACATCGCCTTCACCGTGGTGGTGACCGAGTGGCGCACGCGCTTTCGCCGCGCCGCGAACGAGGCCGATTCCAGCGCCCACACCAAGGCGGTGGATTCGCTGCTGAACTACGAGACCGTCAAGTACTTCGGCAACGAGGCATTCGAGTCGCGCCGCTACGACGAAAGCCTGCAGCGCTACCGCGAAGCGCGCCTGAAGGCGCAGACCTCGCTGTCGCTCTTGAACACCGGCCAGCAGCTGATCATTGCCGCGGGCCTGGTGGGCATGCTGTGGCGCGCCACGCAGGGCGTGGTGGCGGGGCAGCTGACGCTGGGCGACCTGGTGATGGTCAACGCCTTCATGATCCAGCTGTACGCGCCGCTGAACTTCCTGGGCTTCATCTACCGCGAAATCAAGCAGAACCTGACCGACGTCGAGAAGATGTTCGTGCTCATCGACCGCCAGCAAGAAGTGCAGGACGCCCCCGACGCGCAGCCTCTGCGCACCAACGGGCCGGTGGATGTGCGCTTCGACGACGTGCATTTTGGCTACGACGCGGCGCGGCCCATTCTGCATGGCCTCAGCTTCGACATTCCGGAGGGCAAGACCGTCGCGGTGGTGGGGCCCTCAGGCGCCGGCAAATCCACCCTGGCGCGGCTGATGTTCCGCTTTTATGACGTCGGATGGCCAGGCCACCCCGAGGTGCCCACTGGCCGCATCTTGATCGCCGGGCAGGACGTTCGCAGCGTGACGCAGGCCAGCGTGCGCCGCGCCATCGGCATCGTGCCGCAGGACACGGTGCTGTTCAACGACACGGTGGCCTACAACATCCGCTACGGGCGCCCCGAGGCCAGCGACGCCGAGGTGGAGCAGGTTGCCCGCGCCGCGCACATCCACGACTTCATCATGAGCACGCCTAACGGCTACGCCACCATGGTGGGGGAGCGGGGGTTGAAGCTGTCGGGCGGCGAAAAGCAGCGCATTGCCATTGCGCGTACGTTGCTCAAAGACCCGCCCGTGCTCATCTTCGACGAAGCCACCAGCGCGCTGGATTCGGCCAACGAGCGTGCCATTCAGGCCGAGTTGCGCCTGGCCGCGCGCGGCAAGACCACGCTGGTGATCGCGCACCGGCTGTCCACGGTGGTGGATGCGCACGAGATCCTGGTGATGGAGGCGGGCCGTATCGTCGAGCGTGGCACGCACCTGGCGCTGCTGGCTGCGCATGGCCGCTACGCGCAGATGTGGGCTTTGCAGCAAAACGCCGACCGCCAGGATGCGCAGCCATGAAATCGAACTGAACTGCTGCGCGTCAACTGTGTCTCATGGCATGCAACTTGCTCGTCCTGAGATAGGGTTAACCTGTAGCTCACGATTCGTAGAATGGCGTTTCGTGAGTGTCTCGCCTCGCAACCTCGCAGAGGGCGAGCAATCTTTTGAAAGGTATCTGCATGTTCAAGAAGCAACTCATCGCTCTTTCGGTGATGGCCGTCGTCGCAGGCGGTGCATTCGCACAAACGCCCGACACGCTGGCGCGCATCAAGTCCAGCGGCACCGTGAACCTGGGCGTTCGCGATTCGTCGGGCCTGGCTTTCACGATTGGCGGTGGCAAGTACGTTGGCTTCCACACCGAAATGGCCGAGCGGATCATCGACGACCTGGGCAAGCAACTGGGTATCAAGCCGAAGATCAACTACCAGGTCATCACCTCGCAAAACCGCGTGCCTCTGGTGCAGAACGGCACCATTGACTTCGAGTGCGGCTCCACCACCAACAACCTGGCTCGCCAGAAAGATGTGGATTTCGCCAACACCACCTACGTGGAAGAAGTGCGCATCCTGACCAAGGCCAACTCCGGCATCCACGGCATTGCCGATCTGAAAGGCAAGACCGTAGCCACCACCACCGGCACCACTTCGGTGCAGACGCTGCGCAAGAACAAGCGCGCTGAAGGCATCGACTTCAAGGAACTCAACGGCAAAGACCATGCCGACAGCTTCCTGCTGCTCGAATCCGGCCGTGCCGACGCCTTCGTGATGGACGGCTCCATCCTGGCCGCCAACGCTGCCAAGTCGAAGAACGCCAAGGACTACAAAATCGTGGGCGAAGTGCTGTCCGTCGAGCCGATTGCCTGCATGCTGCCCAAGGGCGATACCAAACTGCTCAAGGCCGTCAACGACAGCATCGCTCGCCAGGTCAAGGATGGTTCGCTGGCCAAGCTGTACGACAAGTGGTTCATGCAGCCGATCCCGCCGAACAACGTGAACCTGAACATGCCTGCTTCGGAAAGCACCAAGGCCGCCTGGGCGCATCCGAACAACAAGCCGATGGAAGATTACGCCAAGTAATCTGGCTGTTGGATGTCCTGATCGCCTGTGCGCCCACCCTCATCGCGGGTGGGCGCACTGCGTTCCGGCGTATAAGAGCCATGTAGGAGGATCAGTCTATGGCGATGGAATGGGATGTGCTTTGCAAGGACACCTTGTCGGGTGAGGTGGTCAAAGGCTGCTTCGGCACCAGCACGGATCCGACGTATGTGAACTGGCTTCTCAACGCCTGGGGCTGGACGGTCAGCGTCGCGTTGACGGCATTGGTGATCGCGCTGCTGGTCGGCTCGCTCATCGGGGTGATTCGCACATTGCCCAACAGCCCCTGGCTGGTGCGTTTCGGCAACGCGTGGGTTGAGCTTTTTCGCAATATCCCGCTGCTGGTGCAGATCTTCCTCTGGTACTTCGTCGTGCCGGCGTTGATTCCCGCATTGAAGAGCGTGCCGCCATTCCTCCTGGTGGTGCTGGCGCTTGGATTTTTCACTTCCGCGCGGATTGCCGAGCAGGTGCGCGCAGGTATACAGGCCTTGTCCAAGGGGCAGCGCTACGCCGGCATGGCGCTGGGTTTCACCACGTTCCAGTACTACCGCTATGTGATTCTTCCCATGGCGTACCGGATCATCATTCCCCCGCTGACCAGCGAGTCGATGAACATCTTCAAGAACTCGTCGGTGGCTTTCGCGGTGTCGATTCCTGAATTGACGCAGTTCGCGCTGCAGGCCGGCGAAGAGACCGCGCGCCCGATCGAGGTCTATCTGGCCGTGACGGTGCTGTATGTCATCTCGGCGCTTGTCATCAACCGCATCATGGCGTTTGTGGAAAAACGCGTTCGCGTTCCGGGCTTCGTGGCTTCCGGCACAGGCGGGGGGCACTGATCATGAATCTCGACTTTTCCCTCTTCAACTGGTCGCTGATCCAGAACTTCATCCTCAAGGGTCTGTGGTTCAGCCTGACGCTCACCGTGGTCGCGACCATTGGCGGCATCTTCTTCGGCACGCTGCTGGCGTTGATGCGGCTTTCTGGCAAGAAGTGGCTGGACGTGCCCGCGGCCATCTACGTCAACGGCATGCGCAGCATTCCGCTGGTCATGGTGATCCTGTGGTTCTTCCTGCTGGTGCCGTTCATCATCGGCCGCCCCATCGGCCCGGACTATTCGGCGTACATCACCTTCATCGCTTTTGAAGCGGCGTATTTCAGTGAAATCATGCGCGCGGGCATCCAGTCGATCCCGCGTGGACAGGTTTACGC
This genomic interval from Ottowia oryzae contains the following:
- a CDS encoding acyl-CoA thioesterase; the protein is MSHLSRDASTLLRPPNTAPVIAPPEELPVDHVLVLKVIPLPGDANANGDIFGGWVMAQMDLAGSVLPARYAQGRMATVAVNEFIFKQPVRVGDILSFFAKMERIGRTSMTVNVGVYAERFANQGTYIKVTEARMTYVAIDDHGRPRPVPNTQI
- a CDS encoding amino acid ABC transporter permease — translated: MNLDFSLFNWSLIQNFILKGLWFSLTLTVVATIGGIFFGTLLALMRLSGKKWLDVPAAIYVNGMRSIPLVMVILWFFLLVPFIIGRPIGPDYSAYITFIAFEAAYFSEIMRAGIQSIPRGQVYAGQAVGMTYSQNMKLVILPQAFRNMLPVLLTQTIILFQDTSLVYAIGAYDLLKGFETAGKNFGRPIEMYLAAAVLYFIICYSLSWLVKRLHKKIAIIR
- a CDS encoding transporter substrate-binding domain-containing protein is translated as MFKKQLIALSVMAVVAGGAFAQTPDTLARIKSSGTVNLGVRDSSGLAFTIGGGKYVGFHTEMAERIIDDLGKQLGIKPKINYQVITSQNRVPLVQNGTIDFECGSTTNNLARQKDVDFANTTYVEEVRILTKANSGIHGIADLKGKTVATTTGTTSVQTLRKNKRAEGIDFKELNGKDHADSFLLLESGRADAFVMDGSILAANAAKSKNAKDYKIVGEVLSVEPIACMLPKGDTKLLKAVNDSIARQVKDGSLAKLYDKWFMQPIPPNNVNLNMPASESTKAAWAHPNNKPMEDYAK
- a CDS encoding M66 family metalloprotease: MGSIDMVQSHIFPVTDTLLKVVANKALLVKVNVTNAVSQAVPDATLNVLDDQGALQLTVALTKPASLPTSMPNRPDFALAYTALVPANLVKPGMALSVAISGGAAATVVKPVVQLAPAIKIVGVPVRHSDGGDATPLPVSAASQLLDRYPVSGVTYTVRSTPINLGKPNAEVNNPDNRDVFKEAMNAVGEARNTDLKDQPDTFYYGFVYWAAYGGVGVGTLGGRMAAGWDRHGDPALAEGVRDTWIHETGHNFGLGHAPTESEPASAEYPYAGGLMGNSSRAIWTYLMSEGTAQTLRDPLQTRDVMSYSGPSYGRFSDHNYMLAFEALRASILKSAPASKTSAAPSEMLLLSGELAANGTVRWRPARQYLGTYNAPSTASHSLRVTYANGSVRSYPVALERYSDGSGGQVFMQGVPYSAGAAQIELLSANGRQIATLGDASGTRSAQAKDAPPQLQERESGGRLAVTWNAARYRYLTISHVSGTERTTLAVNHEGGGTEMDVRTLPAGGAYEFALSDGLNSLRLTRPR
- a CDS encoding HAD family hydrolase, with the translated sequence MQPLAALAPGAWRDVGGVFTDIDDTLTTEGAITPDALAALQALRDGGVRVIAVTGRPVGWSEPFALSWPMDAIVAENGAVALIGPHGPTGAADAINSQNSLQRPPHQREQLSKLYQYDAETRQRHFAHLKHVAARILREVPGAQLAQDSPGRETDIAIDHSEFTHLSEAQIAQVVALMRAEGLHATVSSIHINGWLGDHNKWQGACWIARTLLGVNDLHAQQQRWVFIGDSTNDQTMFEHFTNSVGVANIARFADRLRHLPHYVTPSERGAGFAEMARALLAQRAGA
- a CDS encoding ABCB family ABC transporter ATP-binding protein/permease encodes the protein MRGAGERSYSPSSAADGSRSTDWRTLARLLPYLWQYRWRVGAALLFVIGAKMANVAVPVLLKHLVDAMTVKPGDPAALLVVPVGLLVAYGALRVMTTVFTELRELVFSKATQGASRQIALQTFEHLHALSLRFHLERQTGGMTRDIERGVRGIESLVTFSLYSIVPTLIEVAMVLGILAVKFDASFAWIAGSALVAYIAFTVVVTEWRTRFRRAANEADSSAHTKAVDSLLNYETVKYFGNEAFESRRYDESLQRYREARLKAQTSLSLLNTGQQLIIAAGLVGMLWRATQGVVAGQLTLGDLVMVNAFMIQLYAPLNFLGFIYREIKQNLTDVEKMFVLIDRQQEVQDAPDAQPLRTNGPVDVRFDDVHFGYDAARPILHGLSFDIPEGKTVAVVGPSGAGKSTLARLMFRFYDVGWPGHPEVPTGRILIAGQDVRSVTQASVRRAIGIVPQDTVLFNDTVAYNIRYGRPEASDAEVEQVARAAHIHDFIMSTPNGYATMVGERGLKLSGGEKQRIAIARTLLKDPPVLIFDEATSALDSANERAIQAELRLAARGKTTLVIAHRLSTVVDAHEILVMEAGRIVERGTHLALLAAHGRYAQMWALQQNADRQDAQP
- a CDS encoding amino acid ABC transporter permease, with protein sequence MAMEWDVLCKDTLSGEVVKGCFGTSTDPTYVNWLLNAWGWTVSVALTALVIALLVGSLIGVIRTLPNSPWLVRFGNAWVELFRNIPLLVQIFLWYFVVPALIPALKSVPPFLLVVLALGFFTSARIAEQVRAGIQALSKGQRYAGMALGFTTFQYYRYVILPMAYRIIIPPLTSESMNIFKNSSVAFAVSIPELTQFALQAGEETARPIEVYLAVTVLYVISALVINRIMAFVEKRVRVPGFVASGTGGGH